One Deltaproteobacteria bacterium genomic window carries:
- a CDS encoding V-type ATP synthase subunit B — MRKVYSKIESISGNVITVSADGVKYEDLAEVTSAHGKSLAQVIKLDDDKVSLQVFAGSRGISTGDEIRFLGHPMKVSFSENLLGRIFNGGGRPRDKGPELMENLIEIAGPSVNPAKRIIPRNMVRTGIPMIDVFNSLVESQKLPIFSISGEPYNELLARIAMQAEVDMIILGGMGLKYDDYLFFKETLEEGGALSRAIFFVHTASDPIVECLLVPDVALAVAEQFALQGKKVLVLLTDMTNFADAMKEIAITMEQVPSNRGYPGDLYSQLASRYEKAVDFAGAGSITILAVTTMPGDDVTHPVPDNTGYITEGQFYLKNGRIEPFGSLSRLKQQVNNNTRNDHRALMDGMIKLYAASRESVEKKSMGFRMSAWDNKLLKYGTIFEKQLMDLSVNIPLEKALDKGWEILAECFTPEETGMRTELLNTFWPEG, encoded by the coding sequence ATGCGCAAAGTTTACAGCAAGATCGAATCGATATCCGGAAATGTCATCACCGTTTCCGCAGACGGAGTGAAGTATGAAGATCTGGCCGAGGTGACTTCCGCCCACGGCAAGTCTCTGGCACAAGTGATCAAGCTCGATGACGACAAGGTCTCCCTTCAGGTTTTTGCCGGATCCCGGGGCATATCGACGGGCGATGAAATCAGGTTTCTGGGCCATCCCATGAAGGTGTCGTTTTCCGAAAATCTGCTCGGCAGGATTTTTAACGGAGGCGGCAGGCCAAGGGATAAAGGTCCCGAATTAATGGAAAACCTGATCGAGATTGCCGGTCCTTCCGTCAACCCGGCGAAGCGAATCATCCCACGAAATATGGTCAGAACAGGCATTCCCATGATCGACGTGTTCAATTCGCTGGTCGAATCTCAAAAACTTCCCATTTTTTCGATTTCCGGGGAACCTTACAATGAACTTCTCGCACGGATTGCCATGCAGGCCGAGGTGGATATGATTATCCTCGGCGGCATGGGGCTCAAATATGATGATTATCTTTTCTTCAAGGAAACCCTGGAGGAAGGGGGCGCTCTCAGCAGGGCCATATTTTTCGTGCATACGGCCTCGGATCCCATCGTGGAATGCCTCCTGGTTCCCGATGTTGCCCTTGCCGTAGCGGAACAGTTTGCCCTCCAGGGGAAAAAGGTGCTGGTTCTCCTGACCGACATGACCAATTTTGCAGACGCAATGAAGGAAATCGCAATCACCATGGAGCAGGTCCCCTCAAACAGGGGCTACCCCGGTGACCTATACAGCCAGCTTGCCTCTCGATATGAAAAGGCGGTTGACTTCGCCGGAGCGGGCTCCATCACCATCCTTGCCGTGACCACCATGCCCGGCGATGACGTGACGCATCCCGTCCCCGATAATACCGGCTATATCACTGAAGGCCAATTCTATCTGAAAAACGGGAGGATTGAACCATTCGGGTCTCTGTCGCGGCTTAAGCAACAGGTCAACAACAACACACGGAACGACCACCGGGCGCTGATGGATGGCATGATCAAACTTTATGCCGCCTCCAGGGAGTCCGTCGAAAAGAAATCCATGGGTTTCAGAATGTCCGCCTGGGATAACAAACTGCTTAAGTACGGAACGATTTTTGAAAAACAGCTTATGGACCTGTCCGTAAACATCCCCCTGGAGAAAGCGCTCGACAAGGGATGGGAAATTTTAGCCGAATGCTTCACCCCTGAAGAAACGGGCATGAGAACAGAACTCCTCAATACGTTCTGGCCTGAAGGATAG